GTTAAGGCATGGATGACCGCCCACCGTTTAGTTCATTCAGGTAATGCTGTATGTACGCGTCCACTTTTTTTCTGCGGTATTGCATAATGAACCGCGGATGGGGAAGGGGTATGATGCTCTTGAAAAAACCATGTTCCCGGTTTAACCTGGAAAGGAACTGGAAATTTTTACCTTCCCCTATACAGTACGCCCTTTCCGTGTTGACCCCAAACCGGATTTGCTTTTTTATGGTGTCGGTGACAAAAGGGGCCAGGCTTTTCAGCAATTTGGGATCATCGTAGTAGTTGAGGTTTTTCCCTCCTTTGGTAAACCCCAGCGGGCTTACAGAGCCAATATAAAATTGACCAAAAAAACCTTCATTGCCGCCATGGGCTTTTATCACCCTATAGATGAAGTCGGCCGACAACTCCCTCTTTTTGGGCAAGTCGTTTGTGATGCCACACTCTTCC
The nucleotide sequence above comes from Flammeovirgaceae bacterium. Encoded proteins:
- a CDS encoding DUF4918 family protein produces the protein MTYSAHILSFLKSLHLPGRLPNGIMAMNPYQNKATFALCEKFYRKYYNNCHQRHILIGINPGRFGAGITGIPFTDPVKLQEECGITNDLPKKRELSADFIYRVIKAHGGNEGFFGQFYIGSVSPLGFTKGGKNLNYYDDPKLLKSLAPFVTDTIKKQIRFGVNTERAYCIGEGKNFQFLSRLNREHGFFKSIIPLPHPRFIMQYRRKKVDAYIQHYLNELNGGRSSMP